The following nucleotide sequence is from Pseudobdellovibrionaceae bacterium.
ACTCCCGCGCGCACAAACTGTGCTGATTCATCTTATAGTAAGCCTCAGCTGCCAACAAATATGCGTCGGCCAGATTGGGATTAATCTTTCTCTCCGCATCTGCATGGTCCAGAGCCTCTTTGGGATCGTTCATCAGCAGTGCGGCTCGCCCCATGTAGTAGTGGACAAGAGGATGGCGGTTGTTGATGCGTAAAACCCGCTGAAACTGTGTTCTCGCCTGAACCGGCTGCTTGATCTCCAAATAGAGAAGGCCCGCCTCAAACAGTGGCTCGGTATCCGCCGGATCTAGAATCGCCGCCTTCAACAAAGACTCCAGAGCGGCCTGATTTTCACCAAGAAGCCTCTGAGCCTTGCCCAACAAGAACCAAGCCTTCTTGGGTTTGTCCTCTATCTCAATCACCTGCTGAAACACCTGGATCGCGAGAGGAAATCTCTCATCTGCCACGTACATTTCACCCAGAGCAATGCGGTACTCTGTAACCAGAGGATAGGTACTCACTAGACGCAAAAGATAGTCCAATCCCAGTTCCACACCCTTTGTGGCGGTTAACGCCTGGGCATAAACGATCTGCCCCTTGCGACTATTGATGTCGATTTCCACGGCTTTGGCTGCATGACGATAAGCTTGTTGTCCCGCCTGCGGGTCACCCTTAAGGAGCAGATTGGCCTCAGCCATCAGGATATGGGTTTCCACGTCGGTTTCATAAAGACCCAGGGCCTTTTGTCCGTAGCCTATCGCCGCCTTGGCATTCCCCCTTCTGAGTTCCACCAAAGCATAACCCCGAAAGACTTCATAGCTTTTTGGCGCCACCCGATGAGCCTGAGCCAGAATTCGGGCGGCCGCAAGAAAGTCATATCGCTGGGTGTAGTAATCGGCCAACGTCACGTAAGCATCGATCAACTTGGGATCAGACTTGATCGCCTTGTTGAGCCATTCGATTGCCTCACGGCTAAAACTCAAATCCCAAAGGCAACGTGCTGCCTTCATCGCCGCCATGGCATTTTGTTTATCCATTTCCCAAGCGGATTTGTAATGAGCCTGAGCTGAATTACAGTCCCCCTCACGAACATACTGATCCCCCTCGTAGACCAGCTGCTGGCTTTTGACTTCGGTCTTCGCCAACTTTTCCTTGCCCCCTAGGGCAACAATCAGGTTTTTCGCCTCCATGTTTGTGGAGTCGTGGGAATAGGACTCCTGAGCATGCTTGAGGGCCTGAGAATTATCCTTTCTCATCAGCGAAATCTCCGCAAGGCCAAAATAAGCGCGAGAAAGGACCGGACCGGGAACTTTTTCACTTGAAGACAGGGCTTCCTGGAGGAGGGCCAACCCCTTGTCCATGTGGTTAAAGTGTTTAAACTCAATCAAACCCAGCTGAATCTTTGAGATTTTGTGTTGTGGATTGATCTGCAAAATATGACGGTAAATCTTTGCCGCTTGAATTCGATTACCCAGTCGCGATTGAAGATCTGCCTCCATCACAAATGCCGTCAGCCAACGGGGGGATAGCTGTTGAGCTGAGTTGAGATAGTTGATCGCCGTTTGAAGTTCATTCTCCCCTGACAACAGTACCGCCTTAAAAAAGTAAAAAGGAATCGGCGGGTTGGCGGTCGCACTGTAGGTGTCGAGAATTGTCTCTGTCATGCTCTTTGCTTCGGAATAGCGGCCACGAACCAACAGATCCACAACCCGACAGGTTGCTGCATTTTGCCCCGCAGGGTCCAGACCGCTCACCCTTTGATTGGCAATCGAAACTGCCTTTAAGTCGTTTGAGTCCTGATAGGAGTAAGGCCACAATTCGTAATAGGTCAGACACAGTAGCGCCAGCATTCCAGGATTTTTCGGGTCACCCTCCACCACCTGTAGGAGGTTATTCTGTGCCTTGAGAAGACTCGAGTAGGTTCCCTCCGTATACGCCTGCTGAGCCCGTCTCATTCGGTCAATCAACTGCTCACGAGTCAGCGGCTTTGTTGCTGCCTGAATGGCTGTCAGGTGAATCCGATCTCCCGTAGGCTTTTTTCCCATTTGGCTGAATATACCAATAACCACTATGACGATGGCGACGAAGATCGGGAGCTTTAATCTCTTGGCCCGCTCCTTCTTTATCAACTGTCCCATGTCCATCAGCTCAATGACCGAGTCCGGGCCTGATCTGGTCTTTTTTCGCCGATCTGACTTTTTGTCTTCCTCAGGCTTGGCATTCTTGCCAATTGGATCCTGCTCGGAGCTTTCCCGACGAACTTTGCCCCGCTTTGGGCCCTCAGCCCCCGGCGGCAAATCTCCTGTGGGTGTTAAATTGTCTTCATTGCCGAAGACCACCGTTCTGGCTTTGGATTTAGACTTGCCCTGTTGTTCACTGACTGGAGTGTACTCGTCGAAATCGACCGGATCATCCTCTCCTGATCCTGCCAGAGCCTCAATGAGGCGATCATAGAACTGAGGCTCTCGAGAAATGGGAAACCACTCCCCTCCGGGATAAACGGCGATAGATTCCTCACCACTGATTTCCCCGCGGCCAATTTTATACAGCACCTTTTCCGTTGGAAAAGGTCCCGAGATCCGACCGTCGCCATCTTTGATGATCCAGCGCTTTCGTTGTTTGGCCATTCTATGATTCTAGCAATGATTGCGCGCGGAGGGACCTCTGACCCTCATGATGAGGGTACAAACTTCGACCAAAGACTGGCCCAGATTTCTACTTAGTTCTCTCGATTTTTGCGCCCAATGAAGACAGTTTGCTTTCGAGATTTTCATAGCCCCGATCCAGGTGGTAGATGCGACTAACAGTCGTTTCTCCCTGTGCCACCAGTCCAATGAGCACCAAGCAGGCACTGGCCCGAAGGTCAGTCGCCATAACCGGCGCACCCTGAAGTTTTCCCGGCGTTCCTCTGACAACCGCAACTCGGGTTTTGGGTGTAATATCCGCCCCTAGACGAACAAGCTCTTGAACATGCATAAAGCGATTTTCGAAAACTGACTCTGTGATCACACTGGTTCCCTCTGCCTGAGTCATAAGCGCCATAAACTGAGCCTGCAGGTCAGTGGCAAACGCGGGAAAGGGCGCCGTAGTGACATCCACACCCTGCCACCCTGAAGGGGAATGAATGGACACCTGGGTTCCATCGCGCGTGACCCTAAAGCCGCTCTCCTCCAGTTTTAGTAACAAGGCCTCAATATGATCCACAACACAGTTCTTGACCAAAACCTCTCCGCCAGTAATTGCTCCCGCCATCAGCAGAGTGCCTGCCTCAATTCGGTCAGGTATGACCTCGTGTTCGGCCGCCTTGAGTTTTTCAACCCCTTCTATTTTTAAAATACTGCTGCCGGCGCCGCTGACCTTTCCACCCATGGCATTAATGTAATTCGCTAAATCAACAATTTCTGGTTCCTTCGCCGCATTCTCAATGACCGTGGTTCCATCTGCCAGAGCTGCTGCCATCATAATGTTTTCTGTTCCCCCGACGGTGGGGGAATCAAAAAGAATCGTGGCTCCTTTAAGTCTCTTACACTTACCAATGACATAGCCTTTTTCCGTCCGAATTTCGGCGCCCATTTCCTTTAGGCCTTCAAGGTGGAGGTTGATTGGCCTGGTCCCGATCGCACACCCCCCCGGCAGACTGACTGTGGCTTCTCCGTAGCGGGCCAGCAACGGACCCAAACACAAGATACTTGCCCTCATTTTGCGAACAATATCGTAGTGGGCCTCAAGAGAGTCAGCTTTTCCCACCTGAACAAACACCCGATCACCGCGCCTCTCCAACTTAGCGCCAAGCGAGTTTAAGAGAAGTGCGGTCGAATCGATATCCATTAGCCTTGGAACATTTCCAAAACTGTGTTCGCCTTCAGCCAAGAGTGTAGAAAACAAAATCGGTAGCGCAGAGTTTTTTGAGCCTCCGGCGGCCACCTCTCCCTTTAGGGGCGGACTCTTTTTAACGACCATCTTATCCATGGCAATCCTCTCGACTTGATTCCATTACTTCTTTTTTTTAGCGGTAACCATTCTATCCCATCCGGCTAAATCCCGATAGGATTGAATCCACTCAAAATGACCCGAGTCGGCGAGATGTTTACAGACCGCCTCGCCCTGCTTGGCCCCGTGTTCAAGGCAGAGCAATCCACCAGGGCGCAAGAGAGTGACGATTGTCGGAATCCACTCTCTGATTTCCTGCAGGCCGTCTTTCCCGGCAAACAGAGCCTGGCTCGGCTCGGTACGCCTGACTTGTGGGCAGACGTGAGGATCAGACTCTGCAATGTAGGGCGGGTTAGCCAGGACAATGTCGACCTCACCCATATTCCAATTGGGTGGTAAATTGTTACTACTGAGATCTTGTACTCGACATTGTAAAAAGTTGGTCTCTCCCTCCAAGCCCAAATTCACACAATTTTGATAACTGACTCGAATCGGAATCTCTCCCGCATCAACAGCCAACAGTTTTCCGCCACAGGCCTTGAGTAAGGACAATCCCAAACAGCCGCTTCCACAGCCCAAATCGGCAATAACTGGACTCTTGAAACCATGAGAGCGAATCCAACTCTCCCCACACTCAACCAGCATTTCTGTTTCATTACGCGGAATCAAAACTCCGGGCTGGACCAGAAATCGGTCTCGATAAAAATCCTTGTATCCCAAAATATAGGCGAGTGGTTCACCCTTTTGCCTGCGACGCAACAGGCCTTTCAACCGATCTTCACTAAACAGATCCAATTCATCATTGTGCCTTAGAATCAAACTGGATCGCTCACAACTGAGCACTTCGGCCATGAACATTTCAACTTCAAGACGAGGGCTTTCAATTTGCGCTTGCTTTAAGGTTTCTGTCGCCGAGCTTAAAAACTCCTCGACTTTCATTGGTGGCCCGCACCCTGTTGCTTAAGTAGCTCCGCTTGAAAATGTGCAATCACTGGCTCAATGACTGGCTCCATATTCCCGCCCATGACCTCAGTGAGAGCATGAGTGGTCAAGCCTATGCGGTGGTCGGTAATTCGCGACTGGGGAAAGTTATACGTTCTAATTCGTTCGCTCCGATCGCCCGTTCCAATTTGTGAAAGACGGGCGTTCGAGGCTTCGGCCCTAGCCTTTTCCTCTTCAATCGCCATCAACCTTGAATAAAGAACCTTAAGAGCCTGTTCTTTGTTGGACAACTGGGATTTTCCATCCTGACAACTGACAACCAAGCCGGTTGGCAAGTGAGTCACGCGAACAGCTGAATCCGTTGTGTTCACCGATTGGCCGCCATGGCCGCTAGAGCGGAAAACATCGATGCGCAACTCGTTAGGATTGATTTTTACACTGACCTCATCAGCTTCGGGCAGCACTGCCACCGTCACCGTTGACGTGTGGATACGCCCTTGGGATTCCGTCTTAGGAACACGTTGTACTCGGTGCACACCACTTTCAAACTTGAGGCGCGAGTAAACACGATCTCCAGAAATTGAGCCAATGATCTCTTTATAGCCACCCACGTTTCCTGGAGATGATGACAATAGGGTGACCTTCCAGCCCTGCTTAGAGGCATAATGCGAGTAGGCCGCAAAAAGTTCGGAAGCAAAAAGGCTGGCCTCATCCCCACCGGCTCCGGCTCGAATTTCGACAATAACGTTTTTGTCATCATTGGGGTCTTTGGGCAAAAGCAAAATCTGCAGTGACTTCTCCAGGGCTTCCTTTGATTCCTCTAAAGGAGCCAGTTCTTCTTTTGCCAGAGCCCTGAGGTCACTATCACTTTCCTCTTCCAGTATCTCCTTGTTGCCTTCGATATCCCTAATGACTGTCTTATAATGACGAAATGTCTGAACAATCTCTTCGAGGTTGGCCAGCTCCTTCATGAGGGCGCGAAATTTCTCCTGATTGTCCGTGATTCCAGGCTCTTGAAGGTTTTGTTGGATTTGCTCGAAGCGCTTTTCCACTTCCTCGAGCTTCGAAAACATTTTCTGCTCCGCTTCACTTAGGGTTTTCGAATTCTTTTTTCTTTGCAGCGAATTTTCAGCCGTGTTAGAAAATTTGTTCCGAAAAATTTTACACACATCGATTGGGGACAAATCCCCAGAGTTATCCACACCTGTGGCGCCTTGCGTTTTTTCACGTCCCGTGAAAGCCCCGCATGGGGCCTTTGCTTTTTCTTAAGAATTATCCGCCGCTTATCAGCCACTCATGTTGGTGAGGAATTCGTTGTTCGTCTTGCAGTCCTTGAGCTTGTCGATCAAAAACTCCATGCTATCCACAACATTCATCGGTGCTAAAACTTTACGCAAAATCCACAGGCGGTT
It contains:
- the prmC gene encoding peptide chain release factor N(5)-glutamine methyltransferase, translated to MKVEEFLSSATETLKQAQIESPRLEVEMFMAEVLSCERSSLILRHNDELDLFSEDRLKGLLRRRQKGEPLAYILGYKDFYRDRFLVQPGVLIPRNETEMLVECGESWIRSHGFKSPVIADLGCGSGCLGLSLLKACGGKLLAVDAGEIPIRVSYQNCVNLGLEGETNFLQCRVQDLSSNNLPPNWNMGEVDIVLANPPYIAESDPHVCPQVRRTEPSQALFAGKDGLQEIREWIPTIVTLLRPGGLLCLEHGAKQGEAVCKHLADSGHFEWIQSYRDLAGWDRMVTAKKKK
- a CDS encoding tetratricopeptide repeat protein, which produces MAKQRKRWIIKDGDGRISGPFPTEKVLYKIGRGEISGEESIAVYPGGEWFPISREPQFYDRLIEALAGSGEDDPVDFDEYTPVSEQQGKSKSKARTVVFGNEDNLTPTGDLPPGAEGPKRGKVRRESSEQDPIGKNAKPEEDKKSDRRKKTRSGPDSVIELMDMGQLIKKERAKRLKLPIFVAIVIVVIGIFSQMGKKPTGDRIHLTAIQAATKPLTREQLIDRMRRAQQAYTEGTYSSLLKAQNNLLQVVEGDPKNPGMLALLCLTYYELWPYSYQDSNDLKAVSIANQRVSGLDPAGQNAATCRVVDLLVRGRYSEAKSMTETILDTYSATANPPIPFYFFKAVLLSGENELQTAINYLNSAQQLSPRWLTAFVMEADLQSRLGNRIQAAKIYRHILQINPQHKISKIQLGLIEFKHFNHMDKGLALLQEALSSSEKVPGPVLSRAYFGLAEISLMRKDNSQALKHAQESYSHDSTNMEAKNLIVALGGKEKLAKTEVKSQQLVYEGDQYVREGDCNSAQAHYKSAWEMDKQNAMAAMKAARCLWDLSFSREAIEWLNKAIKSDPKLIDAYVTLADYYTQRYDFLAAARILAQAHRVAPKSYEVFRGYALVELRRGNAKAAIGYGQKALGLYETDVETHILMAEANLLLKGDPQAGQQAYRHAAKAVEIDINSRKGQIVYAQALTATKGVELGLDYLLRLVSTYPLVTEYRIALGEMYVADERFPLAIQVFQQVIEIEDKPKKAWFLLGKAQRLLGENQAALESLLKAAILDPADTEPLFEAGLLYLEIKQPVQARTQFQRVLRINNRHPLVHYYMGRAALLMNDPKEALDHADAERKINPNLADAYLLAAEAYYKMNQHSLCAREYTQAIKLRPQGADTYVRLARCFRLMGNYDMGGKMLDQASKYDSGLPDIYREKGEIYLAEGKFDEAAEAFNQYFQLNPGAADKKQIEQRLETLARQSMK
- the prfA gene encoding peptide chain release factor 1, translating into MFSKLEEVEKRFEQIQQNLQEPGITDNQEKFRALMKELANLEEIVQTFRHYKTVIRDIEGNKEILEEESDSDLRALAKEELAPLEESKEALEKSLQILLLPKDPNDDKNVIVEIRAGAGGDEASLFASELFAAYSHYASKQGWKVTLLSSSPGNVGGYKEIIGSISGDRVYSRLKFESGVHRVQRVPKTESQGRIHTSTVTVAVLPEADEVSVKINPNELRIDVFRSSGHGGQSVNTTDSAVRVTHLPTGLVVSCQDGKSQLSNKEQALKVLYSRLMAIEEEKARAEASNARLSQIGTGDRSERIRTYNFPQSRITDHRIGLTTHALTEVMGGNMEPVIEPVIAHFQAELLKQQGAGHQ
- the murA gene encoding UDP-N-acetylglucosamine 1-carboxyvinyltransferase produces the protein MDKMVVKKSPPLKGEVAAGGSKNSALPILFSTLLAEGEHSFGNVPRLMDIDSTALLLNSLGAKLERRGDRVFVQVGKADSLEAHYDIVRKMRASILCLGPLLARYGEATVSLPGGCAIGTRPINLHLEGLKEMGAEIRTEKGYVIGKCKRLKGATILFDSPTVGGTENIMMAAALADGTTVIENAAKEPEIVDLANYINAMGGKVSGAGSSILKIEGVEKLKAAEHEVIPDRIEAGTLLMAGAITGGEVLVKNCVVDHIEALLLKLEESGFRVTRDGTQVSIHSPSGWQGVDVTTAPFPAFATDLQAQFMALMTQAEGTSVITESVFENRFMHVQELVRLGADITPKTRVAVVRGTPGKLQGAPVMATDLRASACLVLIGLVAQGETTVSRIYHLDRGYENLESKLSSLGAKIERTK